A single region of the Thermococcus sp. CX2 genome encodes:
- a CDS encoding TCP-1/cpn60 chaperonin family protein, with translation VVILPEGTQRYVGRDAQRLNILAARIVAETIRTTLGPKGMDKMLVDSLGDIVITNDGATILDEMDIQHPAAKMMVEVAKTQDKEAGDGTTTAVVIAGELLRKAEELI, from the coding sequence CGGTTGTTATTCTGCCCGAGGGAACCCAGAGGTACGTTGGAAGGGACGCCCAGAGGCTCAACATTCTGGCCGCTAGGATAGTCGCCGAGACCATCAGGACCACCCTCGGTCCGAAGGGTATGGACAAGATGCTCGTCGACAGCCTCGGCGACATCGTCATCACCAACGACGGTGCCACCATCCTCGACGAGATGGACATCCAGCACCCTGCTGCTAAGATGATGGTTGAGGTCGCCAAGACCCAGGACAAGGAGGCTGGCGATGGAACCACCACTGCCGTTGTCATCGCTGGTGAGCTCCTCAGGAAGGCCGAGGAGCTCATCGA